The following nucleotide sequence is from Pseudomonas sp. S09G 359.
GGGCTTTGTTGACGTAAACGTAGAGGAAGCGCGACAGCGGGTATTTGCCGTTCAGGGCGTTTTCTTCGCTGTCTTCGATGAAGTCAGTGCTGCCTTTCTTGGCCAGGGCCACAGTCTTCACGCTGGCAGTCTTGTAGCCGATGCCCGAGTAACCGATGCCGTTCAGCGAGGAGCTGATCGACTGCACGACCGAAGCCGAGCCTGGTTGTTCGTTCACGTTTGGCTTGTAGTCGCCTTTGCACAGGGCTTCTTCTTTGAAGTAGCCGTAAGTGCCGGATACCGAGTTACGACCGAACAGTTGAACTGGCTTGTTGGCCAGGTCGCCGGTCACACCCAGGTCACCCCAGGTTTTCACGTCGGCTTTGCCACCGCACAGGCGAGTCGAGGAGAAAATCGCGTCGACCTGTTCCATGGTCAGGTGCTGGATCGGGTTGTCCTTGTGCACGAACACGGCCAGGGCATCCACGGCAACCGGGATAGCGGTTGGCTTGTAGCCGTACTTCTGCTCGAAGGCAGCCAGTTCGGTGTCCTTCATCTTGCGGCTCATCGGGCCCAGGTTGGAGGTGCCTTCAGTCAGCGCAGGTGGCGCAGTGGCGGAGCCGGCAGCTTGAATCTGGATGTTGACGTTCGGGTATTCCTTTTTGTAACCCTCAGCCCACAGGGTCATCAGGTTGGCCAGGGTATCGGAACCGACGCTGGACAAGTTGCCCGACACACCAGTGGTCTTCACGTAAGCAGGAATTGCCGGGTCAACACCAGCGGCCACCGCGT
It contains:
- a CDS encoding phosphate ABC transporter substrate-binding protein PstS; protein product: MKLKRLMAAMTFVAAGVATANAVAAGVDPAIPAYVKTTGVSGNLSSVGSDTLANLMTLWAEGYKKEYPNVNIQIQAAGSATAPPALTEGTSNLGPMSRKMKDTELAAFEQKYGYKPTAIPVAVDALAVFVHKDNPIQHLTMEQVDAIFSSTRLCGGKADVKTWGDLGVTGDLANKPVQLFGRNSVSGTYGYFKEEALCKGDYKPNVNEQPGSASVVQSISSSLNGIGYSGIGYKTASVKTVALAKKGSTDFIEDSEENALNGKYPLSRFLYVYVNKAPNKPLAPLEAEFVKLVLSKQGQEVVVKDGYIPLPAKVAAKALADLGLKEGN